DNA from Desulfomicrobium escambiense DSM 10707:
TTTTCATCTGAATCTCGAATTTTCTTCTCTTTTTATTTCGGAGTTATTGCTTTGTCTAAGAACATCTATGTTGGTAATTTGTCCTGGTCTACTTCTGACGCTGATCTGAAGAACATGTTTGCCCCATATGGCACGGTGACATCCGCACATGTTATCGAAGATCGCGAAACCGGTCGCTCCCGTGGCTTTGGGTTTGTTGAAATGGACGCCGCAGGCGCCGCTAAAGCCATCAGCGAACTGAACGG
Protein-coding regions in this window:
- a CDS encoding RNA recognition motif domain-containing protein, with protein sequence MSKNIYVGNLSWSTSDADLKNMFAPYGTVTSAHVIEDRETGRSRGFGFVEMDAAGAAKAISELNGAEIEGRNLKVNEAQPRENRPSSRSRY